A stretch of Lactuca sativa cultivar Salinas chromosome 6, Lsat_Salinas_v11, whole genome shotgun sequence DNA encodes these proteins:
- the LOC128126642 gene encoding early light-induced protein 1, chloroplastic-like, giving the protein MAASSIFMVVPITVFKRNPTFSIRCMAQTPQSGETGSSKQATTPNMTTPPPPPPAPKVSSKFSDVLAFSGPAPERINGRLAMIGFVSAMAVEVSSGQDVFAQIGNGGVAVFVGTSMVLTLASLVPLFKGVSVQSKSSGLMTSDAELWNGRVAMLGLVALAFTEYVKGSALV; this is encoded by the coding sequence ATGGCTGCTTCTTCAATATTCATGGTAGTCCCCATCACAGTTTTCAAGAGAAATCCCACATTCTCCATCAGGTGCATGGCACAGACACCACAAAGTGGTGAAACCGGGAGTTCCAAACAAGCAACCACACCAAATATGACCACTCCTCCTCCTCCACCGCCTGCACCGAAGGTcagctcgaagttctctgacgTATTGGCGTTCAGCGGACCGGCACCGGAGAGGATAAACGGAAGGTTGGCGATGATCGGGTTTGTGTCGGCGATGGCGGTAGAAGTGAGCAGCGGTCAAGACGTGTTTGCCCAGATCGGCAATGGCGGAGTGGCGGTGTTTGTCGGCACTAGCATGGTGTTGACGTTAGCGTCGTTGGTGCCGTTGTTTAAAGGAGTGAGTGTGCAGTCGAAGTCGAGTGGACTGATGACGTCAGATGCAGAGCTTTGGAATGGACGGGTTGCGATGTTGGGGCTGGTGGCTTTGGCTTTCACTGAATATGTTAAAGGCAGTGCTCTTGTCTAG